TCATGAGGAGTCCGGTAGTCAAGCGACTTGCGCGGTCGCTGGTTGATAAGATGGACGGCATGGCTAAGCTCCCGTGGCGCGACCTTGGTAAAGTCGGTTTTCTTTGGGAAGAACTGCCTTAAGAGCCCGTTGGTGTGCTCGTTCAAGCCACGTTCCCAAGAATCATAGGGGTTGGCAAAAAAGCAGGGAACATCAAGCGTCTCGCTGAGTTCGCCATGCTTGCTGAACTCCTTACCGTTGTCGAAGGTGAAGCTAAGGGGCGTGCTGGGTAGTTCCTCAAAGAGAGAAAT
This window of the Deinococcota bacterium genome carries:
- a CDS encoding IS30 family transposase; amino-acid sequence: ISLFEELPSTPLSFTFDNGKEFSKHGELSETLDVPCFFANPYDSWERGLNEHTNGLLRQFFPKKTDFTKVAPRELSHAVHLINQRPRKSLDYRTPHEVMFPGHQDRCTSALNRPAEP